The genomic DNA aaatgagCTTCTTTAGTTAAAGTAGATTGGAAGGGAGAGGGGCACTGTAAGATTAAAGCTTGAGAGAGAACCCTAAAAGAGCTcgtgaaaaagagaaaaaaacaaaacttgaaaagtttcaaaaagGTTCTTCGAGGAGAGAGAGACGACAAAGTTTCGcgtatatagagagagagagagagacaaaacaaGATAATCAAtccatggagaagaagaaggcaacagtaatttaaataattaagtcGTTAATTTATTAACATTAGCATTGGGTTTTAGCGATTTAATTATGAGTTAGTTTGTGTTAAATGAACTTTACTTACTGGAGTTGTATTATATATCTGGGTCCCATTTTACTTCCTATAGTGTAAAAATCTCCTGCGGCTGGTCATATAGTATGTACTTACAATTGAAGCTAAAACCAGAGTTGGTTAAGTCCGGTTCAATTCTGTAAATGTTGGATTGGATACCAAATTAATGCAATTTATCTTTATACAATTAACTGTATCAACCTCTCTATAACAAACTTAACTCACTGTTTCTAGTTTATTGCATTGGTTTACGTAACGctctaaaatttgatattaatctAAATTTCGGTTTCTATTTATCGATTCTCAAAGTATAATaatcttaagaaaaaagaatgttCAATTCTTTTATTGGcagaaatattattttgggATTAATTTGCTTTAATATACTGAATTTAGTTTAGAAATTAGAacatgtgtttttcttttcctactTAAAAATTGTTTCGaatagatttgtttgttttcatttgaCATTATTTAGTAAAAGCCTGTTCTGTTACCTGTATCCAAAGCATCGTGCTTTGTAGTTTTGGGATTATGTGAATACACAGCAAGATGCGAAACTATATTAAATGTATCAAATTATTCTCTTATCCATATGcagtcaaaatatataacttattacagtttgatttaaataattagggagttttttattttatttttgcataagAAGATTTCAATGTTATTTTTGAGACAGGTCAATTGTCTGACTTTATAATAACATTAGtccttatgaaaaaaaaaacataaatttggtgttgttgtttgatatcTACATTATATCCACTGGAAGGAGTCATGTGGCGaaaaaatgtattatataaatttgtggtGGGTGATATATATGATTGGAAATTTGGAATATATGAGAATGGTAGCTTGCTTGTACCCTTTTACTCACTCTCATTTGAATTTAATAGTATATTTGGTTTCTCTCTTCACGACTTAGACGTGTAACTAACACATCGACTGATCAACAAATAGTTATTAATACAAACGACTTTGATTtgttgtgatatatatattcttataaagTAATATACTCTAGTTGATAGTTTTCTAATGACTTTGAGTAGAAAGAATATGCAGAGCAAACACTGACCAAATCCTTATACATCCCCTATTAATAAATTACAGACAAATGAGTCCAAGTTTGTTGATGTTTCCAGTTATGGAAAAGCCATAATTAAAGGTCCCTTAATCCGTCAAACAGCAGCGAGCGATTAGAAACGCTGTATCTAATCAATAGCGTTTCTAATCGCTGATCAGTGTACGAATTCGCGTTTCAATTTCCACGCTTCCCAATTGGGTAGGCGACAAACTAGTGGGCCTGTTTTAAGTAAACTATAATTTATAGGGGCCATCAtaataatgatttaaaatattgaaaatccGACGTGACATTGCGAAGCGAagtgaaaaaaaactaaacctgATCTGACGGATCTGCGTAACCCAGTTGAAGATAACGTTAGTAAAGAAGATATCCCGACCAAAGCCACACAACCTACGCCACGTGTCATAACCACAATCACTTATCGGATCTCCGCTCTCTCATATTTGAAGCCGCACAAGCAAGATGCACCACTTGACTTGGGTGAGAGATTGAGAAGTTTGATCATCTTGTGAGAGAATCAATCAATCGATAATGGCTGCTTCAGTAATGTTTTCATCGGTGACCTTGAAACCAGCTGGTTTCACCGTGGAGAAGACCTCGGCTAGAGGCTTACCCTCGCTCACAAGAGCTCGTCCCTCCTTCAAAATCGTCGCCAGTGGCGTCAAGAAGATCAAGACCGACAAGCCCTTTGGTTAGTACTAGTATATCATTATTTATACACACAGACGTTACCGTTCATGTAtatagcttatatatatatccgcTAAAtcgatgtgtgtgtgtgtaggaATTAACGGCAGCATGGACTTGAGGGACGGCGTCGATGCCTCCGGCAGGAAGGGCAAGGTTGGTTAATACATCTAAACCACGACGTTGTTCTATatctttttgtaatgttttttggTGAACACTCTTTAACGGATGTCGTTTGAACGCAGGGTTACGGTGTTTACAAATACGTCGACAAGTATGGAGCTAACGTCGATGGATACAGGTAAATAAATAATCTCCATATAACACTTTCAGATAAGAACCATGGAATAATTAActttgtagtagtagtagatgatgatgatgattttaaattttgggtTGCAGTCCTATTTACAACGAGAACGAGTGGTCAGCGAGTGGTGACGTGTACAAGGGAGGAGTCACCGGTTTGGCAATTTGGGCTGTGACTCTCGCCGGTATCCTCGCCGGAGGAGCTCTTCTTGTGTACAACACCAGTGCTTTGGCTCAGTAAAATCTTAAGTTGTTGTTAGCCGCATGTGTACTCTTCTCATGTTCTATAAATGTTTCTGTGTTAttgttctcttctctttatTCTTGTAAAACTCAGAAATacttttgaatttataaaagacctctagtgtttatatatattcatcttcCTGTGATTCTCATCCTCCAattttcgaagattttgttgCACAAGAATGATCTTGGATTCAACATATATATTGGACAGAACCATTTGGTGTCATCATGAAACAAGAGATGAACATGATTTGGAAGATCTTGGTCTAAAATGTATTAGATCCCTAAGTCTTGGCTAAGTCATTGGAAATCGTCAAgcgagtcttcttcttcttcatgatgcGAAGCCGGGGAAGAGCAGCTGCTCACCAAAGGAGTTGATCGATGAACTTCTCCATCTAACATCAACAATCTCACTTTCTGCAACAccattccaaaaatagcataaAGAGACAAAGCTTACATGTCACATTTGTTAAAAAGGAAGGAATTAGAAATCTTCGGAGATTGGTTAGGATTAAGAATAAAGGAAGCAAACCTTCTCAATTTCTTCTTGAAGAGTAGGGTTTTCCCTTAAGTGTTGCAgtgttttctctcttccttgCCCGAGCCTGAAACAATGACCccaaacacaaaaccatatCTCATACTCTCTATCCACTTCTGTCACATAATCAAAAGTCTTAAAAAGATTTCTGAATTTTCACTCTAATATCCAAACCTTTGGTCTTCATAGCTGTACCAAGAACCTTTCTTGACCACAACCTCCATTATTTCAGCACAATCAAGAACGCATCCCTACAATTCAGGTTTaagttaaaacataattaacCACAATGAGTATGGGTTGTCAGATACTGGTCATCCATAGACGCATACCAGTTTACTGACTCCTTCCCCAAACATAATCTCAAACTCTGCTTGCCGATATGGTCTTGAAACCTGCAAATTAGAAAAGGAATGGGCAAAACCACTTCGATGTCTAAAATAAATTGACATGGATTAAGGACATGTTTATTATACTAACCTTGCTTTTCTGAACTCTTACACGAGCTCGAAGACCAATATCTTCATCCCCTTTGCTCTTTAAATTGGAAATGAGTTTAGTTTCAATATGACACCAAAACCACACAGCAATAAACTGCAAAGTTAATAATTATGCTTACAGATTTGATCTTCCCAGCAGAACGAATTTCTAGCCGGACTGATGCAAAGAACTTCAACGCAATGCCTCCACTTGTCACCTCCGGATTCCCATAGTACACGCCAATCTTAATAGCATAAGACATTAGCACTGTTAGTTCGAGAACACAACATGCTTATACATGAAATCAATTTCATCAAAATGGATAGCATAAAGGGAGAGTGGTTAGTCATAATTTTCACCTTGTATCTTATTTGGTTTAGGAAAATAAGCGTACAACCAGCTTTAGAGGCGTTTCCTGACATTTTACGAAGAGCTTGACTCATAAGACGAGCTTGCAAACCCATTTGCTGCATTCCAATCTCACCCTAAGTACGGAACAGGAGAGGAAACAAATTAACCTCAGggaattttaaacaataaagAAAGTATGTGTTCGGCAGAGATGATGTCATACTTCAATCTCAGCTCGTGGAGTAAGTGCTGAAACGGAATCAACACAAATAAGGTCAACCGCACCTGAGCGACACATACGGTCTGCAGCTGTGTGAGTAATAATGAGAAGAACATATTAGTTTCACAGATACATACTTTACATGGCAATTACTATCACAATACGAGAATTTAGAATGTTATACTTTCTAAAGCCATTTCGCCATTGTCTGGCTGGCACACTATCAAATTCTCTACATCAACACCTAATGCTTTAGAGTATGTTGGATCAAAGGCATGCTCTGCATCCACAAGCATTGCATTGCCTCCAAGCTTCTGCACAATTAGCAAACTATGTTTAAGCAACATACCCGATATGGTATAAAGATCAATTTATCTGGTCGAAGCATATAACCTGCACTTCAGCAATAGCATGGAGTGCTAGCGTGGTCTTGCCACTACTTTCTGGTCCATATATCTGCAGTATCAAATTTCAAATAGAGGAAAAGCTGAGACCAGCGTTGATCAGAAGTCTAGCAACATATTTCCAGCAAAATGAATACCTCAACTACCCGACCCTTGGGCAGGCCTCCGCCTAAGGCAAGATCAAGAGTTAAAATACCACTCGGAAAAGTTTCCCTGCAATACAGGAGATCAACGTTACACAATCATTGTAAATTTTCgtaaagtaaaaaataacatGGTGTAATCAAGATGTCTAGTGTCATGATATTGGACTCGTTCCGTCACAAGACTCTTGAGGAGAGGAAAGTaatagaaaaagtaagagaaTCTCACACTAGTGCTCCACCAGCACTCCCCAATCTTGTTACACTTCCTTTACCAAATGAGCTGTTGATGTCATTCATAGCTGCCTCTAAAGCCTTTTGCTGAGAAAAGCAAAGTGAGTGAGACAGAGAactcaaacaagaaaaatatgtatgtgagctcaaagaagaaaagacacaGAGCAATGTAACCCCAAAAGAAGCGCAAGAAACAGCTAAAATGATAGATGAAACTAATCAAAAAACTTTCTTTTAATTCATAAACAAGCGAAGAAGATACTAACTATATCTGTGAGTTACCCATAAACTAAAGCTCAGAAATTTGGGGACACAGTCTCCGAGCCACTGTAGCAAATTGAGAATTCCAGCTCAAAAATGAATTACAAGTCTAACACAGAGTATTACCAAAGCCAATCCCATGAATtaatgaatcaaaaaaaaagtatactgCAGATATGCTTAGGTTCAGCTATGGGAGACGTATTGTTGTTAAGagtgaatcaaaaaaaaaaaaaaaaaaaaagggagaattGAAAGATGAAATTACACGGTCGAGGAAGCGGGAATCGGCGTCGGGAGATAAAGCGCCGTTGATTCTGTCATCGAATTCAGAACTGACGTTGTGGTTGAGTTTCCTCGCGGCGTTAGCGGTGACCTGAGAATAGAGGCGGCGAGGGTAGCAAGAAGAGAGACTGAGCGGCGGCGAATACAAACATGGCGTGAATGGGTAGAGCGGAGTAAGAGGAGTGAGGCAAGGATTTAGCTTCAGAGACAATTCTAGGCATGATTCCATCTTTCTGGGTTTAAGCAAAAGAATCGTAAAGAcgagcaaaagaagaagaacctctCATATGTGGTATTTTcgaattttaaattaaataattagtttaacatattgtttttctttaactttattattgtaataataaatctgaaagaataaaaaaatatattcattatttatttttttttatttatttttttttctgttttttttttttttcttatttattttattttattatgtttttgtatgtttaataCTTTATAATCATTATTCATCTAAAAAAGAAGCGATGGCGAtggcgattagggtttcgtgTTGAATGGTTCTCGACGGCGGTTTTCGAGATGTGTCTTGGTGGCTTCTATTTGGGTTTTTGGATCATATCGATGGAGATCAGCGATCTCTATTGCCTTTAATGGTGGTAGAACACGTTCCGGTGGATCTGGTATCTGAGGATTGGGGAGAGAGGGATCTCATTTTCCAAAATTTGCGATCGGGTGTTTGATTGGTATCATTGTTTGTGAAGGATCCGATCTGCTTGGATATGGCTCTGGTATATTGGGGATTCGTTTGTGGTTGGGAAGGGTGATTCGGGTGTGAATATTGAAAGAGGGCGATTTGGTGTCGGATTTTCTCGACGGGTCAGGAATCTGGGATTTGGAAAGTGAGGGATCTCGATCTCCTGATTTCGCAATCGGGTGTTTGGTTGGTATCACTGATTGTGAAAGATATGATTAGCTTGGATATGATTCTAGTCTATTGGGGATTCGCTTATAGTTTTGATGGGCGATTCAGGTGTGAAAGTGAAAATGGAATGAGGGAGATTTGGTTTCAGATGTTTTCGGGTAAGCAAATATCCTATATGCTTATGATTCGCGATTTACTAGCTGGCTTAAGAATTCTTTGTTTATTGGAGATAGTGTTTTCCGATTATGGTCCATGGGTATTTATTTGgctttgtgttgtgttttgtttcttcatctcaCTTTCTTCATTCCTTTTCGGAGAAACAATTTTATTACGAGACACCTTTGTTTTCAAGTCGTTATTGTGGTGTGTTTCTGTGTCGTCAAAGGGTTCTTATACTGTTTCCGGTTTTGTTAAGGTTATCATGGCTCAAATGAATCTCAACAAAGGGAAGGTTGCTTTGGTTTCGAACAGAGACGGTGAAAATCTCAAACTCTCTGATGGCTCAACGTATTCAACaattctctctcactctcattGGGAGATTGATGGAAGCTTGAGGAGAGGGTTGAAGGTGCTGATTTGGGTCAGGATACATTTCAGTTTAATTTTCAAACCGAGGAAGATCTTCAAGGCGTGCTAAGGAACGGTCCTTACCATTTCGATAATTGGATGTTATCTTTGGTTCGATGGGAACCAATCATTTCTGATACTTATCCTTCTGCCATTAACTTTTGGGTGAAAGCTTCAGGGATCCCTATGCACTTTTGGGAGGCTGCAACCCTTCAAGCTATTGGTAAGAAAATAGGAATTCTCCGTGATGTAGATGAGGAATCTGGTAGTCTCTTTGTCACTATAAATGGGTTTAATTTCTCTCATTTTTCACCTGGTGGTTCCGTTTAACACTGGTGATGAGGTGGTGGCCTCACTAGAGTATGAGAAGCTCCTTGGTTTTTGCAGTCATTGTTTTATGCTGACACATGATGTGAAGGTCTGTCTAGAGCTAAGCAAGAGTGAGGGGGTCGGGGTCAGGGTGAAATTGTTGATAGGAGAGGAGGTTCATGGAATCAGCCATTGTTAAAACCGATTGTTCAACATTTTGAGGGGGGCTGGGAAAAGCCAAGGAAATTTGCTAAGCGTTCTTTGGATTTTAATTCAGAGGTAAATAGAGACTGGGATCACCAGCAGCAGCGTATTAGTGAGAGTTCAAAGAGTGGTTTTAGATATCAGGCTAAAAGTCAGGGAGACTTGGGCCAACAAAAGGAGTCATGGGAGATATGCGGAGGGCAGAGAGGGTCTGGGTAATGTCATGGTTCAACAAGCACGATCGCATCCTCCTAGGAAGGGGAATGGTCCTGCCTGGCCAAAACCTTTGTATCAAGCGAAGCAGAAGAATGGTTCGCAGGTTGGTGGTGTTCTTGAGTCTGAAGTCCCTACGGTTGCTGATGTGGTGGTTCAAGAGAAGGATGCACTGATGGCGGATGTTATTGGGGCTAGTGGAGGAGATAATGAGGCTGGGTTCTCCGTGAGTTCTGATGATCTTCTCGAGGATGGGGAATACTAGGAGGGTGAGGGTCAGGCTGACGATACTGCTGCTGATGATGAGGATGCTCAGACGGATACAGAGAAGGGTGTGTTAGAGACCGACGATGATGCCCCACAAGGTACTGTTCGTTCTCTCCTTCCCTTGTTAAGGATTTGGGGCATGTCAATCAGGCTATGAAAAAGATTGAGTTGGGAAATGCTAAGGTGGTCAAGGCTAAGAGGGTTGGTTTCTTGGCCTCTAAGGGTGGTAGGGATAAAAGACATGTTGTACTTATAGCTTTGCCGGGTAAACGATTATTAGCTAAGGCTCTATTGTTGAAATCTGCAGGTGATGCTGCAAAGAGTAAAGGGATTGTCAGGCCAAACCAGAAGAAGCCAGAGGGTGGCAATAAGGGAGGAGGAACCCGCAAACAGAAGAAAGGGATGGTGGCTCTCCCGAAACCGCCGGCTCAAACGTGAAGATcatgagttggaactgtcagggcattggtGCGAATCTGACAGAGAACTATTTGAAGGATTTATGGAAGCAGAATAACccagatattttaatttttatcagaaacaaaaagttgTTTTTCTCATTTACAAAAGTTTCAGAATAAATTTCGTTATCATCATTTGTATACGGTTGAACCATGTGGGTCTAGCGGTGGTTTAGCTATTTTTTATAATGataatataaaacttgaagTTACTTCTGCCTGCGATCGGTTAATTGATGTTCAAGCTTTTTTGGgttctcaaatcttttttattacttttgtttATGGAGATCCCATGCCCGGGTGTAGACAGGTGGTTTGGGACAAATTAATTCAAATTGGTGCTATTTGGCAGGATCCTTGATTtatgattggtgattttaatgaactaaTTGGTAATCATGAAAAATCGGGACGCGCGATAAGACCGGCCTCATCCTTCCTTCCGTTTATCTCAATGATTCGAGAATGTGGGATGTTAGAATTTCTGTGTTATGGGGATTTACTTTCTTGGCGAGGTAATCGCTGCAATAACCAGGTGGTCCGTTGTAGGTTGGATCGCACTCTAGGGAATGAAGATTGGCATACACTTTTTCCTTGCTCGCGAGTGGATTATTTGGAAATGATAG from Camelina sativa cultivar DH55 chromosome 7, Cs, whole genome shotgun sequence includes the following:
- the LOC104703247 gene encoding photosystem II 10 kDa polypeptide, chloroplastic, with the protein product MAASVMFSSVTLKPAGFTVEKTSARGLPSLTRARPSFKIVASGVKKIKTDKPFGINGSMDLRDGVDASGRKGKGYGVYKYVDKYGANVDGYSPIYNENEWSASGDVYKGGVTGLAIWAVTLAGILAGGALLVYNTSALAQ
- the LOC104703246 gene encoding DNA repair protein recA homolog 1, chloroplastic; this encodes MESCLELSLKLNPCLTPLTPLYPFTPCLYSPPLSLSSCYPRRLYSQVTANAARKLNHNVSSEFDDRINGALSPDADSRFLDRQKALEAAMNDINSSFGKGSVTRLGSAGGALVETFPSGILTLDLALGGGLPKGRVVEIYGPESSGKTTLALHAIAEVQKLGGNAMLVDAEHAFDPTYSKALGVDVENLIVCQPDNGEMALETADRMCRSGAVDLICVDSVSALTPRAEIEGEIGMQQMGLQARLMSQALRKMSGNASKAGCTLIFLNQIRYKIGVYYGNPEVTSGGIALKFFASVRLEIRSAGKIKSSKGDEDIGLRARVRVQKSKVSRPYRQAEFEIMFGEGVSKLGCVLDCAEIMEVVVKKGSWYSYEDQRLGQGREKTLQHLRENPTLQEEIEKKVRLLMLDGEVHRSTPLVSSCSSPASHHEEEEDSLDDFQ